A region from the Felis catus isolate Fca126 chromosome F1, F.catus_Fca126_mat1.0, whole genome shotgun sequence genome encodes:
- the LOC105260178 gene encoding T-cell surface glycoprotein CD1a-like isoform X2, with protein sequence MLLLQLVLLTVLVPGGDSDDDFPGPNSFRIILTTTFYNRSWTQNLGSAWLDELQTHGWDSKTGILIHLRPWSKGNFSNRELMEQERSLHAASIAFPLIFQNHVSQWQLEYPFQVQLVKGCVLPFGEAPAGFFWIAYQGSDLMSFQNTSWWPSPKGGRRAQQVSKLFNQYHVVNLRIQAHVNDICPRFLLGLLDAGKADLQRQVRPEAWLSTGPSPGPGRLLLVCHVSGFYPKPVWVTWMRGDQEQQGTRQGDVLPHADGTWYLQTSLDVEARKAAGLSCRVRHSSLEGQDIVLYWEQHRPVSLVFLAVLVPLVLLAGLAFWLWKRWKSHWRPQCTGLPLERDPSSPGPGRP encoded by the exons ATGCTGTTGTTGCAACTGGTGTTGCTCACGGTTCTTGTCCCAGGTGGTGACAGTGACGATG ACTTCCCGGGGCCGAACTCCTTCCGAATCATCCTGACAACAACTTTTTACAACCGTTCCTGGACACAAAACCTTGGCTCAGCTTGGCTAGATGAGCTTCAGACTCATGGCTGGGACAGCAAGACCGGTATTCTCATACACCTGCGACCTTGGTCCAAGGGCAACTTCAGCAACAGGGAGCTGATGGAACAGGAAAGGTCATTACATGCAGCATCCATTGCATTTCCTCTGATATTTCAGAACCACGTCAGTCAATGGCAGCTTGAAT ATCCTTTTCAGGTACAGCTGGTCAAAGGCTGTGTGCTGCCCTTTGGAGAGGCACCAGCAGGATTTTTTTGGATTGCGTATCAAGGATCAGATCTCATGAGCTTCCAGAACACGTCATGGTGGCCATCtccaaagggaggaaggagagctcAGCAGGTCTCCAAACTATTCAATCAGTACCATGTGGTCAACTTACGAATACAAGCACATGTTAATGACATCTGCCCCCGTTTCCTCTTGGGTCTACTTGATGCAGGGAAGGCAGATCTTCAGCGGCAAG TGAGGCCAGAAGCCTGGCTGTCCACTGGCCCCAGTCCGGGTCCTGGCCGTCTGCTCCTTGTGTGCCATGTCTCTGGCTTCTACCCAAAGCCAGTGTGGGTGACATGGATGCGGGGTGACCAGGAGCAACAGGGCACCCGGCAAGGCGACGTCTTGCCCCATGCTGATGGGACATGGTATCTTCAGACGTCCTTGGATGTGGAAGCCAGGAAGGCAGCCGGCCTCTCTTGCCGAGTGAGACACAGCAGTCTAGAAGGCCAGGATATTGTCCTCTACTGGG AGCAGCACCGCCCCGTGAGCTTGGTCTTCCTGGCGGTGCTGGTGCCCCTGGTGCTTCTGGCAGGTCTTGCGTTCTGGCTCTGGAAGCGCTG GAAATCACACTGGAGACCTCAGTGCACTGGCCTCCCTTTGGAGAGAGATCCCAGCAGCCCAGGACCAGGACGTCCCTAA
- the LOC105260178 gene encoding T-cell surface glycoprotein CD1a-like isoform X5 — protein MLLLQLVLLTVLVPGGDSDDDFPGPNSFRIILTTTFYNRSWTQNLGSAWLDELQTHGWDSKTGILIHLRPWSKGNFSNRELMEQERSLHAASIAFPLIFQNHVSQWQLEYPFQVQLVKGCVLPFGEAPAGFFWIAYQGSDLMSFQNTSWWPSPKGGRRAQQVSKLFNQYHVVNLRIQAHVNDICPRFLLGLLDAGKADLQRQVRPEAWLSTGPSPGPGRLLLVCHVSGFYPKPVWVTWMRGDQEQQGTRQGDVLPHADGTWYLQTSLDVEARKAAGLSCRVRHSSLEGQDIVLYWEQHRPVSLVFLAVLVPLVLLAGLAFWLWKRW, from the exons ATGCTGTTGTTGCAACTGGTGTTGCTCACGGTTCTTGTCCCAGGTGGTGACAGTGACGATG ACTTCCCGGGGCCGAACTCCTTCCGAATCATCCTGACAACAACTTTTTACAACCGTTCCTGGACACAAAACCTTGGCTCAGCTTGGCTAGATGAGCTTCAGACTCATGGCTGGGACAGCAAGACCGGTATTCTCATACACCTGCGACCTTGGTCCAAGGGCAACTTCAGCAACAGGGAGCTGATGGAACAGGAAAGGTCATTACATGCAGCATCCATTGCATTTCCTCTGATATTTCAGAACCACGTCAGTCAATGGCAGCTTGAAT ATCCTTTTCAGGTACAGCTGGTCAAAGGCTGTGTGCTGCCCTTTGGAGAGGCACCAGCAGGATTTTTTTGGATTGCGTATCAAGGATCAGATCTCATGAGCTTCCAGAACACGTCATGGTGGCCATCtccaaagggaggaaggagagctcAGCAGGTCTCCAAACTATTCAATCAGTACCATGTGGTCAACTTACGAATACAAGCACATGTTAATGACATCTGCCCCCGTTTCCTCTTGGGTCTACTTGATGCAGGGAAGGCAGATCTTCAGCGGCAAG TGAGGCCAGAAGCCTGGCTGTCCACTGGCCCCAGTCCGGGTCCTGGCCGTCTGCTCCTTGTGTGCCATGTCTCTGGCTTCTACCCAAAGCCAGTGTGGGTGACATGGATGCGGGGTGACCAGGAGCAACAGGGCACCCGGCAAGGCGACGTCTTGCCCCATGCTGATGGGACATGGTATCTTCAGACGTCCTTGGATGTGGAAGCCAGGAAGGCAGCCGGCCTCTCTTGCCGAGTGAGACACAGCAGTCTAGAAGGCCAGGATATTGTCCTCTACTGGG AGCAGCACCGCCCCGTGAGCTTGGTCTTCCTGGCGGTGCTGGTGCCCCTGGTGCTTCTGGCAGGTCTTGCGTTCTGGCTCTGGAAGCGCTGGTAA